In a genomic window of Akkermansia massiliensis:
- a CDS encoding alpha/beta hydrolase: MNTKFIITRNAGILAATALGAFAVSGSMASPADKPSDADNFYKSGRVSQQEVKFNNQYRMKVAGNLFLPKDMDKEARCPAIIVGHPMGAVKEQSANLYAAKMAERGFVTLALDLPFWGGSDGEPRNSVSPDMYAEAFSAAADYLGTRPFVDRDRIGVIGICGSGSFAISAAKIDPRLKAIATVSMYDMGAASRNGLRNSQTPGQRKKILAEAAEQRYVEFSGGPVKYTGGTVHELREDSSPIEREFFEFYRTPRGEFTPEGQSPELTTHPTLASNVKFMNFYPFSDIETISPRALLFITGEEAHSREFSEDAYKRAAEPKELYRVPRAGHVDLYDRVNMIPFDKLTDFFSKNLK, from the coding sequence ATGAATACGAAATTTATCATCACCCGTAACGCCGGAATTCTGGCGGCAACCGCGCTGGGCGCTTTTGCCGTGTCCGGCAGCATGGCTTCTCCGGCGGACAAGCCCTCGGACGCGGACAATTTTTACAAGAGCGGCCGGGTCTCCCAGCAGGAGGTTAAGTTCAATAACCAGTATCGCATGAAGGTGGCCGGGAACCTGTTCCTGCCCAAGGACATGGATAAGGAGGCCAGGTGCCCCGCCATTATCGTGGGCCATCCCATGGGAGCGGTGAAGGAGCAGAGCGCGAACCTGTACGCCGCGAAGATGGCGGAACGGGGATTTGTGACACTGGCCCTGGATTTACCGTTCTGGGGCGGGAGCGACGGAGAACCCAGGAATTCCGTTTCTCCGGATATGTATGCGGAGGCGTTCAGCGCGGCCGCGGATTATTTGGGCACGCGGCCTTTTGTGGACCGGGACCGCATCGGCGTGATCGGGATATGCGGTAGCGGCAGTTTTGCCATCAGCGCCGCCAAGATTGATCCCCGCCTGAAGGCCATTGCGACCGTCAGCATGTACGACATGGGAGCTGCCAGCCGGAACGGTCTCCGGAATTCGCAGACACCCGGTCAGAGAAAGAAGATTCTGGCGGAAGCGGCGGAGCAGCGGTATGTGGAGTTTTCCGGCGGACCCGTCAAGTATACCGGCGGGACTGTGCATGAACTTCGCGAAGATTCCAGTCCCATTGAGCGGGAGTTTTTTGAGTTCTACCGCACTCCCCGCGGCGAGTTTACTCCGGAGGGACAGTCGCCGGAGCTTACCACGCATCCGACGCTTGCCAGCAACGTGAAGTTCATGAATTTCTATCCGTTTTCCGATATTGAGACGATTTCTCCCCGCGCCCTGCTTTTCATCACCGGGGAGGAAGCTCATTCCAGGGAGTTCAGCGAAGACGCCTACAAGCGCGCCGCCGAGCCGAAGGAGCTTTACCGGGTGCCCAGGGCCGGGCATGTGGACCTGTACGACCGGGTGAATATGATCCCTTTTGACAAATTGACGGATTTTTTCAGTAAAAACCTGAAGTGA
- a CDS encoding sugar O-acetyltransferase: protein MDILERMRRGELIRLDDPEYPVIEELITRAFRITGELNAGYHDAAETRAVMSELTGELIDETTWIVPPFYTDFGRFTRFGRNAFVNCGCTFMDRGGITIGDGVLIGPGVKLITENHAEEPELRRHVYGRPIVIGRKAWIGAGATVLPGVTVGENAIVAAGAVVTGDVPANAIVGGVPARVIRNIRQ, encoded by the coding sequence ATGGATATATTGGAAAGAATGCGCCGGGGAGAGTTGATACGGCTGGACGATCCCGAGTACCCGGTCATAGAAGAGTTGATCACGAGGGCCTTCCGCATCACCGGAGAGTTGAATGCGGGCTACCATGATGCCGCAGAGACGCGGGCTGTCATGAGCGAATTGACGGGGGAGTTGATCGATGAAACGACTTGGATCGTGCCGCCTTTTTATACCGATTTCGGCCGTTTTACACGATTCGGCAGGAACGCGTTCGTGAATTGCGGCTGCACGTTCATGGACCGTGGCGGAATCACGATTGGTGACGGCGTGCTGATCGGTCCGGGAGTGAAGCTGATTACGGAGAATCACGCGGAGGAACCGGAATTGCGCCGTCATGTTTATGGGCGCCCCATCGTGATAGGACGGAAGGCGTGGATAGGGGCCGGGGCTACCGTTTTGCCCGGCGTGACGGTGGGGGAAAATGCCATCGTGGCCGCCGGGGCCGTCGTCACCGGGGATGTTCCGGCCAACGCGATTGTAGGCGGCGTTCCGGCCCGGGTTATCAGGAATATCAGGCAATGA
- a CDS encoding tetratricopeptide repeat protein encodes MMKKLLAILSLFFCMTVTLMAQQVVTTWLSDAVVPGEQTRLFIILTDGSIARQDPLPRVKGASLRWVSQGNYIRWPGSPNQSAFLMAIEVTPDEVGTVEIPSLTLQANNGRSYTTLPQTLTVYPYSAIKWNTLNLNGTTVPYGMLWHVDNQKPYVHQPDRCELKIYAPEYILEYTAPTITTSNLATWRFEPTLVELLRGQPRGSVLYKGVNWNVMTFQSTLFPLRAGEVTAAGTVTARAALPEADPLIANFIRSEVLVEMSIPEVKITAQELPEGAPASFTNAVGDFRISASTDARDLSANEPITVKIKVTGTGNIHSIACPALTDASNWKLYPPNKLDPGQNTRSIQGTVEFQQMMRPIAQTDAIPPFELTFFDPSTQQYKTVTTSPIPLEWKASAITGTAAGGAAPATPPPAGTIPVAEMTDIYGIMPAAVMNALTAPAHWGWYFLAYIPAVVLLGMALIRYIRRVQKESFTARERMRSFRRLSSTPRQASSTEFLRAAGNFIESYIPPSKQNEEMKTILQLRDDRAFKPSGSSDELPHAERQHMLQAIKKAIAKLPVLIMAAVLTLSVAGAAGNAAETDNLGVQAYEQGEYAKAIDYFSRESNDTDLSKSERAYASFGIGNSYYRMNKPGLAALNYRRALELSPYFTEARYNLQFVERKEGAILPANTTENQWLTYISHDALGPISILSGAVMLTFLVLLTVTRRHGALLTILATLSGLVTVAAIMNYIMYPETPESIPADRLLVVTQKTPGRHAADMNSPAVITLPESTPLILRAERGSWYYASTFQNTPVWIPRTDAQPL; translated from the coding sequence ATGATGAAAAAACTGCTCGCCATTCTTTCGCTCTTCTTCTGCATGACTGTCACGCTCATGGCTCAGCAGGTGGTCACCACCTGGCTGTCCGACGCCGTTGTGCCGGGAGAACAAACCCGCCTGTTCATCATCCTGACGGACGGCAGCATCGCCCGCCAGGACCCGCTTCCCAGGGTGAAGGGCGCCAGCCTGCGCTGGGTCAGCCAGGGCAACTATATCCGCTGGCCGGGGTCCCCCAACCAGTCCGCCTTCCTGATGGCCATTGAAGTAACTCCGGACGAAGTGGGCACCGTGGAAATCCCGTCCCTGACCCTGCAAGCCAACAACGGCCGCTCCTATACCACGCTTCCCCAGACGCTGACCGTCTACCCGTACAGCGCCATCAAGTGGAACACGCTGAACCTGAACGGCACTACGGTTCCGTACGGCATGCTGTGGCATGTGGACAACCAGAAGCCCTATGTCCACCAGCCGGACCGTTGCGAACTGAAAATTTATGCTCCGGAATACATTCTGGAATACACGGCGCCCACCATCACCACCTCCAACCTGGCTACATGGCGCTTTGAACCCACGCTGGTGGAATTGCTCCGCGGCCAGCCCCGCGGCTCCGTGCTCTATAAAGGCGTCAACTGGAACGTCATGACCTTCCAGAGCACTCTGTTCCCGCTGCGCGCCGGGGAAGTCACGGCGGCGGGCACTGTCACGGCACGAGCCGCCCTGCCGGAAGCGGACCCCCTCATCGCCAACTTCATCCGCTCGGAGGTGCTGGTGGAAATGTCCATTCCGGAAGTGAAAATCACGGCCCAGGAACTCCCGGAGGGAGCGCCCGCCTCTTTCACCAACGCTGTGGGGGACTTCCGCATCTCCGCCAGCACGGATGCCCGGGACCTCAGCGCCAATGAACCCATCACCGTTAAAATCAAGGTGACGGGCACGGGCAACATCCACAGCATTGCCTGCCCGGCCCTCACGGACGCTTCCAACTGGAAGCTTTACCCGCCCAACAAGCTGGACCCGGGCCAGAACACGCGCTCCATCCAGGGAACCGTGGAATTCCAGCAAATGATGCGCCCGATTGCCCAGACGGACGCCATCCCGCCCTTTGAACTCACCTTCTTTGACCCCAGCACGCAACAGTACAAAACCGTAACCACCTCCCCCATTCCCCTGGAATGGAAGGCCTCCGCCATCACCGGAACGGCGGCCGGCGGAGCCGCTCCCGCCACGCCGCCTCCGGCAGGCACCATTCCGGTAGCGGAAATGACGGACATTTACGGGATCATGCCCGCCGCCGTCATGAACGCCCTCACCGCTCCGGCCCACTGGGGATGGTACTTCCTGGCCTACATCCCCGCCGTCGTCCTGCTGGGCATGGCCCTGATCCGCTACATCCGGAGAGTCCAGAAGGAAAGCTTCACGGCCCGGGAACGCATGCGTTCCTTCCGGAGGCTCTCCTCCACGCCGCGCCAGGCCAGCTCCACGGAATTCCTGCGAGCCGCCGGCAACTTCATTGAATCCTACATTCCTCCTTCCAAGCAGAATGAAGAAATGAAAACCATCCTTCAGCTCCGGGATGACAGGGCGTTCAAGCCCTCCGGCTCTTCAGACGAACTGCCGCACGCGGAACGCCAGCACATGCTCCAGGCCATTAAAAAAGCCATCGCCAAGCTTCCCGTGCTCATCATGGCCGCCGTCCTGACCCTGTCCGTGGCCGGAGCAGCCGGAAACGCCGCGGAAACGGACAACCTGGGCGTGCAGGCCTATGAACAGGGAGAATACGCCAAGGCCATTGACTACTTCAGCAGGGAAAGCAACGATACGGACCTCTCCAAGTCGGAACGCGCCTATGCCAGCTTCGGCATCGGCAACTCCTACTACCGCATGAACAAGCCCGGTCTGGCCGCCCTCAACTACCGCCGCGCGCTGGAACTCTCCCCGTACTTCACGGAAGCCAGATACAACCTGCAATTCGTCGAACGCAAGGAGGGGGCCATCCTCCCCGCCAACACCACGGAAAACCAGTGGCTCACTTACATTAGCCATGATGCGCTCGGCCCCATCTCCATCCTGTCCGGCGCCGTCATGCTCACCTTCCTGGTGCTCCTGACCGTCACCCGCAGGCACGGGGCGCTGCTGACCATCCTGGCCACCCTCAGCGGACTGGTCACCGTGGCGGCCATCATGAACTACATCATGTACCCGGAAACCCCGGAATCCATCCCGGCGGACCGGCTGCTGGTCGTCACCCAGAAAACGCCCGGCAGGCACGCGGCGGACATGAACAGCCCGGCGGTCATCACCCTGCCGGAATCCACCCCGCTCATCCTGCGCGCGGAACGCGGCTCCTGGTACTACGCCAGCACCTTCCAGAACACGCCTGTCTGGATACCCAGGACGGACGCGCAGCCGCTGTAA
- a CDS encoding AraC family transcriptional regulator: MKEKEKEQGETSASLPTPACRQRKPLRLAGMIAGWTYGKHQVSTAIPGLELHRWESPTEPHSYMFSPHLCLIAQGTKQILLGDEAYLYDAQSFVVSSVELPLVSKIMEASPEKPYLGLTLELDLQEISQLMLHDSVATRPERPTDRGIGISKMTPALLNAVERLMELLETPADIPVFLPLVRQEIYYRLLMDEQGGRLRQIVVAESHSSQIAKAIDWIKKHFDQPLSIGELASRAGMSPSSFHQHFRTLTAISPLQFQKRIRLNEARRLMLVENMDAGNASFRVGYESPTQFNREYKRMFGNPPRTDIKRLQTMPI, from the coding sequence ATGAAGGAAAAAGAAAAGGAACAGGGGGAAACGTCCGCCTCCCTGCCAACTCCTGCTTGCCGTCAACGGAAACCGCTGCGCCTTGCCGGAATGATTGCAGGCTGGACGTATGGGAAACACCAGGTGAGCACGGCCATTCCCGGGCTGGAGCTCCACCGCTGGGAATCCCCCACGGAACCGCACAGCTATATGTTTTCCCCCCATCTTTGCCTGATCGCACAAGGAACCAAGCAGATCCTGCTGGGGGACGAAGCCTACCTATATGATGCGCAAAGTTTTGTTGTTTCCTCCGTGGAGCTTCCCCTCGTCTCTAAAATCATGGAGGCCAGCCCGGAAAAACCTTACCTGGGATTGACGCTGGAACTGGATTTACAGGAAATCTCCCAACTGATGCTTCACGACAGCGTGGCCACGCGTCCGGAACGCCCCACAGACCGGGGCATCGGCATCAGCAAAATGACTCCCGCCCTGCTCAATGCAGTGGAACGCCTGATGGAACTGCTGGAAACTCCCGCGGACATCCCCGTCTTCCTTCCCCTGGTGCGGCAGGAAATCTATTACCGTCTCCTGATGGACGAACAGGGAGGGCGCCTGAGACAGATCGTCGTGGCTGAAAGCCATAGCAGCCAGATAGCAAAAGCCATTGACTGGATAAAAAAGCACTTCGACCAGCCGTTGAGCATCGGGGAACTGGCAAGCCGCGCCGGCATGAGCCCGTCCAGCTTCCACCAGCACTTCCGTACCCTCACGGCCATCAGCCCGCTTCAATTCCAGAAACGCATCCGCCTCAATGAGGCCCGCCGCCTGATGCTTGTGGAAAACATGGACGCAGGAAACGCCTCCTTCCGCGTTGGGTACGAAAGCCCTACCCAATTCAACCGGGAATACAAGCGCATGTTCGGCAACCCGCCGCGGACGGACATTAAAAGGCTGCAAACCATGCCAATCTGA
- a CDS encoding aldo/keto reductase — MMEHSVIFPDHRKVCALGQGTWKMGKSALREAEEVEALRAGIELGMSVVDTAEMYGNEELVGTAIRGLRDRVFLVTKVLPGNASRTGTKAACERSLNKLRTDYVDLFLLHWSGPHPIEDTVASMIELQQEGKIKAWGVSNMDVPEMERFYAVPGGVSCAANQILYNLAHRGVEYDLLPWCRERHIPVMAYSPADEGRLSRNPVLMEIAQKHEATPVQIALAWILRRPGMIAIPKAGSVMHVQQNYRSLSIKLTAEDVDLLDEAFPPPGRKVHLDSW; from the coding sequence ATGATGGAACACTCAGTAATTTTTCCGGACCATCGGAAGGTTTGCGCCCTGGGGCAGGGAACTTGGAAGATGGGAAAATCCGCCTTGAGGGAAGCCGAAGAAGTAGAGGCGCTGCGTGCGGGCATTGAGCTTGGCATGAGCGTGGTTGACACGGCGGAGATGTATGGCAACGAGGAGTTGGTGGGAACGGCAATCCGCGGATTGCGCGACCGTGTTTTCCTGGTTACCAAGGTTCTGCCCGGCAACGCCAGCAGGACCGGAACCAAGGCCGCCTGCGAACGGAGCCTGAACAAGCTGCGGACGGATTACGTGGATTTGTTCCTGCTTCACTGGAGCGGTCCCCATCCCATTGAAGATACGGTTGCCTCCATGATTGAGCTGCAGCAGGAGGGTAAGATAAAGGCCTGGGGCGTCAGCAATATGGATGTTCCGGAAATGGAGCGTTTTTATGCCGTCCCGGGGGGAGTCTCCTGCGCCGCCAACCAGATTCTTTATAATCTGGCCCATCGCGGCGTGGAGTACGACCTGCTGCCGTGGTGCCGGGAGCGCCACATTCCCGTGATGGCCTATTCGCCTGCGGATGAAGGGCGGCTGTCCCGCAATCCGGTTCTGATGGAGATTGCGCAGAAGCATGAGGCCACCCCGGTGCAGATCGCGCTGGCCTGGATTCTGCGCCGCCCCGGAATGATTGCTATCCCCAAGGCCGGTTCCGTCATGCATGTTCAGCAGAATTACCGGAGCTTGTCCATTAAGCTGACTGCGGAGGATGTGGATTTGCTGGACGAGGCTTTTCCGCCTCCGGGCAGGAAGGTGCATCTGGATTCCTGGTGA
- a CDS encoding VWA domain-containing protein — translation MTEHFQFAQPEWLYVLPFILCLIILRRRRGAEGSITYPTVRFISSLARNPQSLAGKIGAICFVLAAAALAIALARPQKVEDKTFRTVNGIDIMIAFDLSYSMETPDMVLNRMPINRLVAAKHVITQFVDSRPDDRIGIVGFAGKTKSFCPLTLDHALVNGIIRDFHPRMIQADGTAIGSAIAAAATRLDDRKDTKSKIIILVTDGASNSGQISPLVAAENAAKLGIKIYTIAVGTEEGTLANGMVVQSEFDEPTLRKIAQLTGGEHFRATNMASFNKAFASIGKLEKSEAKVQTVRHIEEYFMYFLVTGAALTLLGLSLQVLKPAPAP, via the coding sequence ATGACGGAACACTTCCAATTCGCACAACCTGAATGGCTCTATGTCCTTCCCTTCATCTTGTGCCTCATTATCCTCCGCCGCAGGCGGGGGGCGGAAGGCTCCATCACCTACCCGACCGTTCGCTTCATCTCCTCCCTGGCGCGCAATCCCCAATCCCTGGCCGGAAAAATAGGGGCCATTTGCTTCGTGCTGGCGGCGGCGGCCCTCGCCATCGCGCTGGCGCGCCCCCAAAAAGTGGAGGATAAAACCTTCCGCACCGTCAACGGCATTGACATCATGATCGCCTTTGACCTCTCCTACTCCATGGAGACGCCGGACATGGTCCTCAACCGCATGCCCATCAACCGCCTGGTGGCCGCCAAGCATGTCATCACCCAATTCGTCGACAGCCGTCCGGACGACCGCATCGGCATCGTGGGCTTTGCCGGGAAAACCAAATCCTTCTGTCCGCTCACGCTGGACCACGCCCTGGTCAACGGCATCATCCGGGACTTCCATCCTCGCATGATCCAGGCGGACGGCACGGCCATCGGCTCCGCCATTGCGGCGGCGGCCACCCGGCTGGATGACCGCAAGGACACCAAATCCAAAATCATCATCCTGGTGACGGACGGCGCCTCCAACTCCGGCCAGATATCCCCGCTGGTGGCGGCGGAAAACGCGGCCAAGCTGGGCATCAAGATTTATACCATCGCCGTGGGCACGGAAGAAGGCACCCTGGCGAACGGAATGGTGGTGCAAAGCGAATTTGACGAACCCACCCTGCGGAAAATAGCCCAGCTCACGGGCGGGGAGCACTTCCGGGCCACGAACATGGCCTCCTTCAACAAGGCGTTCGCCTCCATCGGCAAGCTGGAAAAAAGCGAGGCCAAGGTGCAGACCGTCCGCCACATTGAAGAATACTTCATGTACTTCCTCGTAACGGGCGCCGCGCTGACGCTTCTGGGCCTCTCCCTGCAAGTGCTCAAACCGGCCCCCGCCCCGTAA
- a CDS encoding vWA domain-containing protein, protein MTFLYPNVLYALILPALLAAAAWWLWRRRSRKWEVLVSPEYRQELVHAPATWHRVLPVIFAVLASIFAILSIARPVDGYTEVKEIPKSRNILIAIDCSRSMLSKDASPTRLGRAKTAAYDLLDALPGDNFGIIIFSGDAVLLMPLTHDHNALKETIEQLQFGWVSQGGTNLENVVRLALQTFKRDKEADAKNALVILSDGEDTVNITYKTAEAARQHQLIIVTAGIGTTIGTTIPDEQSPSGLYRDRRGQHVVSKLNPESLQYLARQTDGQYVQLSDGAALNRFVRDIADRLDITEGREEVRRVPNDRYVIFAVPALICLLLTLLAGTRWRSFRRSGRRGMTALAAATLLCAGLLGTEARADTSALDNVTDLIRTGKTEEAVKAIDEMLAVPDLAEETRQALEFAKGCLEQKADNPKEAAEAFSQALLSPKASLQADSHFNLGNLEAAQARKTMIFSRPEGEQPQAQPSSIDDQIKEIDARLAKIPVAKEHVKEAVKRFDDALSAYGSHEGAAANKEEMLRYDKSLDEYRKQLEELKKKLEEEKKKQQEQQNKDQNKDQNKDQNKDQNKDQNKDQNKDQNKDQNKDQNKDQNKDQNKDQNKDQNKDQNKDQNKDQDKDNAAGKENKRDENEMKNAQLPSSPEKDKLPETPGMEKPQPKPQPEEDKPVPVATQKESKEEKERREARAILMERRDIEPGCPVPQRSPEIPPDKDY, encoded by the coding sequence ATGACCTTCCTTTATCCCAACGTTCTGTACGCGCTCATCCTCCCGGCCCTGCTCGCGGCGGCGGCCTGGTGGCTGTGGCGCCGCCGTTCCAGAAAATGGGAAGTGCTCGTCTCCCCGGAATACCGGCAGGAGCTGGTTCACGCTCCGGCCACCTGGCACCGGGTGCTCCCCGTCATCTTTGCCGTGCTGGCTTCCATCTTCGCCATCCTCTCCATCGCGCGTCCGGTGGACGGCTACACGGAGGTAAAGGAGATTCCCAAATCGCGCAATATCCTCATCGCCATTGACTGCTCCCGCTCCATGCTCAGCAAGGACGCCTCCCCCACCCGCCTGGGAAGGGCTAAAACCGCCGCCTACGACCTGCTGGACGCCCTGCCGGGGGACAACTTCGGCATCATCATCTTCTCCGGGGACGCCGTCCTGCTCATGCCCCTTACCCATGACCACAACGCGCTGAAGGAAACCATCGAACAGCTTCAATTCGGCTGGGTCTCCCAGGGAGGCACCAATCTGGAAAACGTCGTCCGGCTGGCCCTCCAGACCTTCAAGCGGGACAAGGAGGCGGACGCCAAAAACGCCCTGGTCATCCTCAGCGACGGGGAAGACACCGTCAACATCACTTACAAGACGGCGGAAGCCGCCAGGCAGCACCAGCTCATCATCGTAACGGCGGGCATCGGCACCACCATCGGCACCACCATTCCGGATGAGCAATCCCCCTCCGGCCTGTACCGGGACCGCCGCGGCCAGCATGTCGTCTCCAAGCTCAATCCGGAAAGCCTGCAATACCTGGCCCGGCAGACGGACGGCCAGTATGTGCAGCTCTCCGACGGAGCGGCGCTGAACCGCTTCGTCAGGGACATCGCGGACCGCCTGGACATCACGGAAGGCCGGGAGGAAGTGCGCCGCGTGCCGAACGACCGCTACGTCATCTTTGCCGTTCCGGCCCTCATCTGCCTGCTCCTCACTCTTCTGGCGGGTACCCGCTGGCGCTCCTTCCGCCGTTCCGGACGCCGCGGCATGACCGCCCTGGCCGCCGCAACCCTGCTCTGCGCCGGACTGCTGGGCACGGAAGCGCGCGCGGACACGAGCGCCCTGGACAACGTCACGGACCTGATCCGGACGGGAAAGACAGAGGAAGCCGTCAAGGCCATTGATGAAATGCTCGCCGTTCCGGACCTGGCGGAAGAAACGCGCCAGGCCCTGGAATTCGCCAAAGGCTGCCTGGAACAAAAAGCGGACAACCCCAAGGAAGCCGCGGAAGCATTCTCCCAGGCGCTCCTTTCTCCCAAAGCCTCCCTCCAGGCGGATTCCCACTTCAACCTTGGCAACCTGGAAGCCGCCCAGGCCCGTAAAACCATGATCTTCTCCCGGCCGGAAGGGGAACAACCGCAGGCGCAGCCCTCTTCCATTGATGACCAGATCAAGGAAATTGACGCCCGCCTGGCAAAAATACCCGTGGCGAAAGAACACGTCAAGGAAGCCGTCAAGCGCTTTGACGACGCTCTCTCCGCCTACGGCTCCCATGAAGGAGCGGCCGCCAACAAGGAGGAAATGCTCCGTTACGACAAATCTCTGGACGAATACCGCAAGCAGTTGGAGGAATTAAAGAAGAAATTGGAAGAGGAAAAGAAAAAACAACAAGAGCAGCAGAACAAGGACCAGAACAAGGACCAGAACAAGGACCAGAACAAGGACCAGAACAAGGACCAGAACAAGGACCAGAACAAGGACCAGAACAAGGACCAGAACAAGGACCAGAACAAGGACCAGAACAAGGACCAGAACAAGGACCAGAACAAGGACCAGAACAAGGACCAGAACAAGGACCAGAACAAGGACCAAGACAAGGATAACGCCGCGGGCAAGGAAAACAAGAGGGACGAAAATGAAATGAAAAACGCCCAGCTCCCCTCCTCCCCGGAAAAAGACAAGCTGCCTGAAACGCCCGGCATGGAAAAACCGCAGCCCAAGCCGCAGCCGGAAGAGGACAAGCCCGTACCGGTAGCCACGCAAAAGGAAAGCAAGGAGGAAAAGGAACGCCGGGAGGCAAGAGCCATCCTGATGGAACGCAGGGACATTGAACCCGGCTGCCCCGTTCCCCAGCGTTCGCCGGAAATTCCTCCGGACAAGGATTATTAA